The following are from one region of the Methanomassiliicoccales archaeon LGM-DZ1 genome:
- a CDS encoding CBS domain-containing protein: MRKVGIKDLEDLKKLSMLKSQIDAVPVTDIMTADFPTLSPDNTVSDALTLMRKTGYQEIPIIDGGIYGGMIRYSVILRKKSASPDTKLRSLVSSLPAMDNEDEITKIAETMVTNNCRQLAVVTGKKVIGVVTRTALIGIAAKTKSLQDVKVWEIMTTPVEYVKDTAMLSDAVDTMRRLDIRTMPVVNSAGRLVGVVGMNEIIENGWKAGERGVGTNDAKTQIPVQSVAVTAVVTVDWEDDMHVAADLMAEKHISTLPVLDKDEMVGILTEYDIIEMISACRERDQLYVQISGLEEEDKIYAEAMYEDIGNEMSKVSKIHKPESLTIHVTRYNESGDKKKYSLIGKLFISGRTYNSKAVGWDLIQTNKDLVQALGSQVKDEKDSHVSRRKKTKS, encoded by the coding sequence GTGAGAAAAGTGGGAATCAAGGATCTCGAAGATCTCAAGAAGCTCTCGATGCTGAAGTCTCAGATCGATGCCGTGCCCGTCACCGACATCATGACTGCGGACTTCCCGACGCTGAGTCCCGACAACACCGTGTCCGATGCGCTCACTCTGATGCGCAAGACTGGTTACCAGGAAATACCCATCATCGACGGGGGCATCTACGGCGGGATGATCCGCTACTCGGTCATCCTCAGGAAGAAGAGCGCGAGCCCGGATACCAAGCTCAGGTCCCTGGTGTCGAGCCTTCCGGCCATGGATAACGAAGACGAGATCACGAAGATCGCAGAGACGATGGTCACCAACAACTGCAGGCAGCTGGCCGTCGTCACCGGCAAGAAGGTCATCGGCGTAGTCACCAGGACGGCGCTCATAGGGATAGCCGCGAAGACCAAGTCCCTGCAGGACGTGAAGGTATGGGAGATCATGACCACTCCCGTCGAGTACGTCAAGGACACCGCCATGCTCTCGGACGCCGTCGACACCATGAGACGCCTCGACATCAGGACCATGCCGGTCGTCAACTCCGCCGGCAGGCTGGTCGGCGTCGTCGGCATGAACGAGATCATCGAGAACGGCTGGAAGGCCGGGGAGAGGGGCGTCGGGACCAACGACGCGAAGACCCAGATCCCCGTGCAGTCCGTCGCTGTCACCGCTGTGGTGACCGTCGACTGGGAGGATGACATGCATGTGGCCGCGGACCTCATGGCCGAGAAGCACATCTCCACCCTGCCGGTGCTCGACAAGGACGAGATGGTGGGCATACTGACCGAGTACGACATCATCGAGATGATCTCGGCCTGCCGCGAGAGGGACCAGCTCTACGTGCAGATCAGCGGCCTGGAGGAAGAGGACAAGATCTACGCCGAGGCCATGTACGAGGACATCGGGAACGAGATGTCCAAGGTCAGCAAGATCCACAAGCCCGAGTCGCTGACCATCCACGTCACCCGCTACAACGAGAGCGGGGACAAGAAGAAGTACAGCCTCATCGGCAAGCTCTTCATCTCCGGCAGGACCTACAACTCCAAGGCGGTCGGCTGGGACCTCATCCAGACCAACAAGGACCTCGTGCAGGCCCTCGGGTCCCAGGTCAAGGACGAGAAGGACAGCCACGTCTCCCGCCGCAAGAAGACGAAGTCCTGA
- the glyS gene encoding glycine--tRNA ligase yields the protein MSGADDLMSLCKRRGFIWPSYEIYGSVAGMYDYGPLGFSLRNNIVEIWRDLFKGREGFSEIDTETVNPREVFKASGHLDKFADKITYCTKCGAPFRADHLIKDFCDNADVMTEKEIEQAFADHGVVCPDCGGKLGPVEDFNLMFRTNIGPGSSRIGFLRPETAQGIFLNYLNLYRYNREKLPFGVMQTGRSYRNEIAPRQGMIRMREFNQMEVELFFDPQEPFWPRFAEMKDEVLTLLPNTGTETYTMTVGEAVDKGIIKSQILAYFVGTIKQLLVRAGVDPARLRFREHLKDEMAHYANDCWDAEALLSIGWTEITGIADRGNWDLSRHAQFSGADLTHFKRFSEPKEIEIEKLRPNRRNIGPAFKGKAKEVADAIDAAVPGDVKDGKLTVTVGGETIELGPEMFDKATVKEKVAGERIIPHVIEPSCGLDRIFYTVLEHAYTHDDAKDYTVLRLKPEVAPVKVGVFPLMEKDGLDDYARKLCESIHTHRVEAYYDGSGTIGKRYARMDEAGTPWCITVDYSTLSGPDAGTVTIRDRDTTEQKRIRAEDAPSVVARLLAGTPFADI from the coding sequence ATGAGCGGCGCGGACGACCTGATGTCCCTGTGCAAACGCAGGGGCTTCATCTGGCCCTCCTACGAGATCTACGGCTCCGTGGCCGGCATGTACGACTACGGCCCCCTGGGGTTCAGCCTCAGGAACAACATCGTGGAGATCTGGAGGGACCTCTTCAAAGGCCGCGAGGGCTTCTCGGAGATCGACACCGAGACCGTGAACCCCAGGGAGGTCTTCAAGGCCTCCGGCCACCTCGACAAGTTCGCCGACAAGATAACCTACTGCACCAAATGCGGCGCCCCCTTCAGGGCCGACCACCTCATCAAGGATTTCTGCGACAACGCGGACGTCATGACCGAGAAGGAGATCGAACAGGCGTTCGCCGACCACGGCGTGGTCTGCCCCGACTGCGGCGGGAAGCTCGGGCCGGTGGAGGACTTCAACCTCATGTTCAGGACCAACATCGGCCCCGGCTCATCCAGGATCGGGTTCCTCAGGCCCGAGACCGCCCAGGGGATATTCCTGAACTACCTCAACCTCTACAGGTACAACAGGGAGAAGCTCCCGTTCGGCGTGATGCAGACCGGCAGGAGCTACAGGAACGAGATCGCCCCCAGGCAGGGGATGATCAGGATGAGGGAGTTCAACCAGATGGAGGTCGAGCTGTTCTTCGACCCCCAGGAGCCCTTCTGGCCCCGCTTCGCGGAGATGAAGGACGAGGTCCTCACCCTCCTGCCCAACACCGGCACCGAGACCTACACCATGACGGTGGGGGAGGCCGTGGACAAGGGGATCATAAAGAGCCAGATCCTCGCTTACTTCGTCGGCACCATAAAGCAGCTCCTCGTGAGGGCCGGCGTCGACCCCGCGAGGCTCAGGTTCAGGGAGCACCTCAAGGATGAGATGGCCCACTATGCGAACGACTGCTGGGACGCGGAGGCCCTGCTCTCCATCGGATGGACGGAGATCACCGGCATCGCGGACAGGGGCAACTGGGACCTCTCCCGCCACGCTCAGTTCTCCGGAGCGGACCTCACTCACTTCAAGAGGTTCAGCGAGCCGAAGGAGATAGAGATCGAGAAGCTCAGGCCCAACCGCAGGAACATCGGGCCCGCCTTCAAGGGCAAGGCGAAAGAGGTCGCCGACGCCATCGACGCGGCGGTCCCCGGGGACGTGAAGGACGGGAAGCTCACCGTCACGGTCGGCGGGGAGACGATCGAGCTCGGTCCCGAGATGTTCGATAAGGCCACCGTGAAGGAGAAGGTCGCCGGCGAGAGGATCATCCCCCACGTCATCGAGCCCTCCTGCGGGCTCGACAGGATATTCTACACCGTCCTCGAGCACGCCTACACCCACGACGACGCCAAGGACTACACGGTCCTGCGCCTGAAGCCCGAGGTGGCCCCTGTGAAGGTCGGGGTCTTCCCGCTCATGGAGAAGGACGGCCTCGACGACTATGCCAGGAAGCTGTGCGAAAGCATCCACACGCACCGCGTCGAAGCGTACTACGACGGCTCCGGGACCATCGGCAAGAGGTACGCGAGGATGGACGAGGCCGGCACCCCGTGGTGCATCACCGTCGACTACTCCACCCTCAGCGGCCCCGACGCGGGCACCGTGACCATCAGGGACAGGGACACCACTGAGCAGAAGAGGATCAGGGCGGAGGACGCCCCGTCCGTCGTGGCCCGCCTCCTGGCCGGAACCCCTTTCGCCGACATCTGA
- a CDS encoding CBS domain-containing protein, with amino-acid sequence MKTVADIMTPAPIVVEVPGSRNEAINVMVRNNLTGVPVIRASDGKLMGIVSRRDIFRKFDEEQLSLIMKKDCITIGPDASVAEAAKILSGKRIHRLPVVDDGRLIGIITPTDILREIRGMKTDMTAEDVICTTCVTVWEGDPMSYLVNAFRISDTVAAPVLDSQGGLCGIITDRDLFSDQFTEEDAKKLGVEDAKLIGLRNVMPLFYTSTEMYKTNDRAVRDYMVKKPITVFRKTSLSEVARLMVVNDFGQVPVHGTKDEIVGMIYDVDVLRAITGASE; translated from the coding sequence ATGAAGACCGTAGCAGACATAATGACGCCCGCGCCCATAGTGGTGGAGGTGCCCGGCAGCCGCAACGAGGCCATCAACGTGATGGTCAGGAACAACCTCACCGGAGTGCCGGTGATCCGCGCTTCCGACGGGAAGCTCATGGGCATCGTGTCCCGCAGGGACATATTCAGGAAATTCGACGAGGAGCAGCTCTCTCTCATCATGAAGAAGGACTGCATCACCATCGGTCCCGACGCGAGCGTCGCCGAGGCCGCCAAGATCCTCTCCGGCAAGAGGATACACAGGCTCCCGGTCGTCGACGACGGCCGCCTCATCGGGATCATCACGCCTACCGATATCCTCCGCGAGATCAGGGGCATGAAGACCGACATGACCGCGGAGGACGTCATCTGCACCACCTGCGTCACCGTCTGGGAGGGCGATCCCATGAGCTATCTGGTCAACGCGTTCAGGATCAGCGACACCGTCGCCGCCCCCGTCCTCGACAGCCAGGGCGGCCTCTGCGGGATCATCACCGACAGGGACCTCTTCAGCGACCAGTTCACCGAGGAGGACGCCAAGAAGCTGGGCGTCGAGGATGCCAAGCTCATCGGCCTCAGGAACGTCATGCCGCTGTTCTACACCTCCACGGAGATGTACAAGACCAACGACAGGGCGGTCAGGGACTACATGGTCAAGAAGCCCATCACGGTGTTCAGGAAGACCTCCCTCAGCGAGGTCGCCCGCCTGATGGTCGTAAACGACTTCGGACAGGTTCCCGTGCACGGCACGAAGGACGAGATCGTCGGCATGATCTACGACGTCGACGTCCTGAGGGCCATCACCGGGGCGAGCGAATGA
- a CDS encoding universal stress protein, which produces MSFQNILVPTDGSEAVKTAVAEAVELAKTAKGHITALFVKDKYATDAAADAAVGYVEEQCKAAGIPFEKTVLSGVPAEVIAKKSADHDVIVMGTLGRTGMKKLLVGSVAEKVVKLATCPVIVVRNSE; this is translated from the coding sequence ATGAGTTTCCAGAACATTCTCGTGCCCACCGACGGCAGCGAGGCGGTCAAGACCGCGGTCGCCGAGGCAGTAGAGCTTGCTAAGACCGCGAAAGGGCACATCACCGCGCTCTTCGTCAAGGACAAGTACGCCACGGACGCCGCCGCGGATGCCGCGGTCGGATACGTCGAGGAACAGTGCAAGGCCGCCGGGATCCCCTTCGAGAAGACCGTTCTCTCCGGCGTCCCCGCCGAGGTCATCGCGAAGAAATCCGCGGACCATGACGTCATCGTCATGGGGACCCTGGGAAGGACAGGGATGAAGAAGCTCCTGGTCGGAAGCGTCGCCGAGAAGGTCGTCAAGCTGGCGACCTGCCCGGTGATCGTGGTCAGGAACTCGGAGTGA
- a CDS encoding universal stress protein gives MSIGKILLPTDGSVYTNPAIDKGLELAKLSGATVTAFYVLDQSVYSNMPMDAAIVNVYETLEKEGREAVAYVKKKAEDAGVPFEEKIVEGLPASAINEASKDFDMIVMGTLGRTGMSKALMGSVAEKVIEGAKCPVMVVRSDASRKN, from the coding sequence ATGAGTATCGGGAAGATCCTGCTGCCGACCGACGGCAGCGTTTACACGAACCCCGCCATCGACAAGGGGCTTGAACTGGCCAAACTCTCCGGAGCTACGGTCACCGCATTCTACGTCCTAGACCAGTCCGTCTACTCCAACATGCCTATGGACGCGGCCATCGTCAACGTCTACGAGACCCTCGAGAAGGAGGGCCGCGAGGCCGTCGCCTATGTGAAGAAGAAGGCCGAGGACGCCGGCGTCCCCTTCGAGGAGAAGATCGTCGAGGGGCTCCCGGCATCGGCCATCAACGAGGCGTCCAAGGATTTCGACATGATCGTCATGGGAACCCTGGGAAGGACCGGCATGAGCAAGGCCCTCATGGGAAGCGTCGCTGAGAAGGTAATCGAGGGCGCCAAGTGCCCTGTCATGGTCGTGAGGTCCGACGCTTCCAGGAAGAACTGA
- a CDS encoding deaminase, whose amino-acid sequence MTDGHTHCADAGAAPLVRPGMTLEELVAPPDGLKHRYLREAPRSELLGSMGRFDSEAAANGIGRFIDFREGGLEGVLMAKSACPHAVVLGRPVSGEFDQSEIDAILGSADGIAISSLTDIGNRYAEKIADACRRAGKPFALHLSERIREDAEEALSLEPAFAVHMCEAAEGDLRMFADADVPIVSCPRSNRFFGKVPPLASMLSAGCTVALGTDNAMLCSPDLRPEASLAADILRSQGGDPGAAWGMMASAGSKLLNRARALDGTIEGRRVCVLPCPGKDAGSALDCRSPAFTPR is encoded by the coding sequence ATGACCGACGGCCATACGCACTGCGCCGATGCCGGGGCCGCGCCCCTGGTCCGCCCGGGCATGACCCTGGAAGAGCTCGTCGCTCCTCCGGACGGCCTCAAGCACAGGTACTTGAGGGAGGCCCCGCGCAGCGAACTGCTCGGCAGCATGGGGCGCTTCGATTCGGAGGCCGCCGCCAACGGGATCGGGAGATTCATCGACTTCCGCGAGGGGGGCCTGGAAGGAGTTCTCATGGCCAAGAGCGCCTGCCCGCACGCCGTCGTGCTCGGGAGGCCCGTCTCCGGGGAGTTCGACCAATCCGAGATAGATGCCATCCTCGGGTCGGCGGACGGCATAGCCATATCCTCGCTCACGGACATCGGGAACAGGTACGCCGAGAAGATAGCCGACGCCTGCCGCAGGGCCGGAAAGCCCTTCGCGCTGCACCTCAGCGAGAGGATCCGCGAGGATGCCGAAGAAGCGCTCTCCCTGGAACCCGCGTTCGCGGTCCACATGTGCGAGGCGGCGGAAGGGGACCTCAGGATGTTCGCGGACGCCGATGTGCCGATAGTCTCGTGCCCGCGCTCCAACCGCTTCTTCGGGAAGGTTCCGCCGCTCGCATCGATGCTGTCCGCCGGATGCACGGTGGCGCTCGGCACCGACAATGCGATGCTCTGCTCCCCGGACCTCCGCCCGGAGGCCTCCCTCGCCGCAGACATCCTCAGGTCCCAGGGAGGGGACCCGGGAGCGGCCTGGGGCATGATGGCCTCTGCAGGTTCGAAGTTATTAAATCGCGCGCGTGCATTGGACGGAACAATAGAGGGGAGGCGCGTATGCGTGCTCCCGTGCCCGGGCAAGGACGCGGGGAGCGCGCTGGACTGCCGCTCCCCGGCATTTACACCAAGGTGA
- a CDS encoding NAD(P)/FAD-dependent oxidoreductase, which translates to MEPSMVYDVVIVGAGPAGLTAGIYARSKMMSTLILESGKVGGQLVALYPEKGIHNYPGFETVQARKLSDKLYAQAESMECDIRENEKVEDIIDGDQKIIVKTAKGEYETMSVIIAIGMGDFIPRKMGSPGEDELTGKGIDYILPQKEDLVGKRVVMFGGGNSAIEMALIADSVTDTTIVHRRPEFRADEMNVKNLNESNVRRIMNATVKSFNGKDRLESITLEQDGKEMTIPADLAVINIGITADLGILKRWGLDLTENGLIKVGVDMSTNRNGIFACGDVVDYPGKYKQIITGCGEAATACLMAYKFVKKPYWA; encoded by the coding sequence ATGGAGCCGTCAATGGTCTATGATGTCGTAATCGTCGGCGCGGGCCCCGCTGGCCTCACAGCAGGGATCTACGCCAGATCCAAAATGATGAGCACGCTCATTCTGGAATCCGGGAAAGTAGGCGGACAGCTCGTCGCCCTCTATCCCGAGAAGGGAATACACAATTACCCCGGATTCGAGACGGTTCAGGCCAGGAAGCTCTCGGACAAGCTCTACGCCCAGGCGGAGAGCATGGAATGCGACATCAGGGAGAACGAGAAGGTCGAGGACATCATCGACGGCGACCAGAAGATCATCGTCAAGACCGCCAAAGGCGAGTACGAGACGATGAGCGTCATCATAGCCATCGGGATGGGGGATTTCATCCCGAGGAAGATGGGTTCCCCCGGAGAGGACGAGCTCACCGGGAAAGGCATCGACTACATCCTCCCGCAGAAGGAGGACCTGGTCGGCAAGAGAGTAGTGATGTTCGGCGGCGGCAACAGCGCCATTGAAATGGCGTTGATCGCCGATTCTGTCACCGACACCACGATCGTGCACCGCCGGCCCGAGTTCAGGGCGGACGAGATGAACGTGAAGAACCTGAACGAGAGCAACGTCCGCAGGATCATGAACGCCACCGTCAAATCATTCAACGGCAAGGACCGGCTCGAGAGCATCACGCTCGAGCAGGACGGGAAGGAGATGACCATCCCCGCCGACCTCGCCGTCATCAACATCGGGATCACCGCCGATCTGGGTATCCTCAAGAGATGGGGCCTCGACCTCACCGAGAACGGCCTCATCAAGGTCGGCGTCGACATGAGCACCAACCGCAACGGCATATTCGCCTGCGGGGATGTGGTGGATTACCCGGGGAAATACAAGCAGATCATCACGGGCTGCGGCGAGGCCGCCACCGCCTGCCTGATGGCCTACAAGTTCGTCAAGAAGCCCTATTGGGCCTGA
- a CDS encoding pyridoxamine 5'-phosphate oxidase family protein, which translates to MVSIPKEVLDLLAEGDAVKSIATVDKSGQPHAITAGSIGALDDKTMMISQVLAHRTYENAEENKKVAFLVTKGLKSYSIDAVLRETVSSGPLLDGVNQKLAAMHLVAQKVLLFDVIAVYQQGANHDAGKKIA; encoded by the coding sequence ATGGTTTCCATTCCCAAAGAGGTTCTCGACCTTCTGGCCGAGGGTGATGCAGTAAAATCGATCGCTACCGTTGACAAGTCCGGTCAGCCCCACGCCATTACCGCGGGCAGCATCGGGGCCCTCGACGACAAGACCATGATGATCAGCCAGGTCCTCGCCCACAGGACGTACGAGAACGCTGAGGAGAACAAGAAGGTCGCTTTCCTGGTGACCAAAGGCCTCAAGTCCTACTCGATCGACGCGGTCCTCAGGGAGACCGTCAGCTCCGGGCCCCTTCTGGACGGCGTCAACCAGAAGCTCGCTGCCATGCACCTTGTCGCTCAGAAAGTGCTCCTCTTCGATGTCATCGCGGTCTACCAGCAGGGCGCCAACCACGACGCCGGCAAGAAAATCGCCTGA
- a CDS encoding alpha/beta hydrolase fold domain-containing protein, with protein MEASSGLGTLFPSITSHAGLDYGGGAADLFYSDETMGERPTVIYFPNYTFDRFQKGPSPQLCASIAQRGCAVFSVDLYGRSAQNGACGMLDGLRDFIGWAESRADDYRLDLKRAAFAGSGTGAAMALWASLACCSGRARDAYGSEIGIRPAGIGLFSGLTDLSGIRCRKAAAALKRADSARPGMGEAFDPFTNHDLREVPPVFQAVKTTEPACRDARKLKELLDTNAVRNRLMEFPETGGLSDFFAERCPLCMESVRSVSAMLERFGWR; from the coding sequence ATGGAAGCCTCTTCGGGACTGGGAACGCTCTTCCCGTCCATCACCTCGCATGCCGGCCTGGACTACGGCGGCGGAGCGGCGGACCTGTTCTACTCGGACGAGACCATGGGGGAGAGGCCGACCGTCATCTACTTCCCCAACTACACGTTCGACAGGTTCCAGAAGGGCCCGTCCCCCCAGCTGTGCGCGTCTATCGCCCAGCGCGGATGCGCCGTGTTCTCCGTCGACCTTTACGGCCGCTCCGCGCAGAACGGGGCCTGCGGGATGCTAGACGGCCTGAGGGATTTCATCGGATGGGCGGAGTCCAGGGCGGACGATTACCGCCTCGACCTGAAGAGGGCGGCCTTCGCCGGCAGCGGCACGGGCGCGGCGATGGCCCTCTGGGCCTCCCTCGCCTGCTGCTCCGGACGCGCCAGGGACGCCTACGGATCGGAGATCGGCATCAGGCCGGCTGGTATCGGCCTGTTCAGCGGGCTCACCGACCTTTCCGGGATCAGGTGCAGGAAAGCGGCCGCCGCGCTGAAGAGAGCGGACTCGGCGCGCCCCGGGATGGGGGAAGCGTTCGATCCTTTCACCAACCACGACCTCAGGGAGGTCCCGCCCGTGTTCCAGGCAGTGAAAACAACAGAGCCCGCCTGCAGGGACGCCAGGAAGCTGAAGGAGCTCCTGGACACGAATGCGGTCAGGAACCGCCTGATGGAGTTCCCGGAGACCGGGGGCCTCTCCGACTTCTTCGCCGAGAGATGCCCCCTGTGCATGGAATCCGTCCGTTCCGTGTCGGCGATGCTGGAACGTTTCGGCTGGAGATGA
- a CDS encoding rubrerythrin family protein, producing the protein MELKGSKTEANLRAAFAGESQASIKYTYFASKARKEGYEQIADIFMETSGNEREHAKIWFKQLNGGDIKDTISNLKEAADGENYETNVMYKDFAETAKAEGFDQIANLFKMVGDIEAHHEERYKALLANIQNGAVFAKDKVYIWKCRNCGHIHVGKEAPKICPVCKHPQSFFEIQAQNW; encoded by the coding sequence ATGGAACTGAAAGGATCCAAGACCGAAGCGAACCTTCGCGCGGCATTCGCCGGAGAATCGCAGGCAAGCATCAAATACACCTACTTCGCGTCCAAAGCGAGGAAAGAAGGCTATGAGCAGATAGCCGACATCTTCATGGAGACCTCCGGGAACGAGAGGGAGCACGCGAAGATCTGGTTCAAGCAGCTCAACGGCGGGGACATCAAAGACACGATCTCCAACCTCAAAGAGGCCGCCGACGGCGAGAACTACGAGACCAACGTCATGTACAAGGACTTCGCCGAGACCGCGAAGGCCGAGGGATTCGACCAGATCGCCAACCTCTTCAAGATGGTCGGCGACATCGAGGCCCACCACGAGGAGAGGTACAAAGCGCTCCTCGCCAACATCCAGAACGGCGCCGTCTTCGCCAAGGACAAGGTCTACATCTGGAAGTGCAGGAACTGCGGGCACATCCACGTGGGCAAGGAAGCCCCCAAGATCTGCCCTGTGTGCAAGCACCCCCAGTCCTTCTTCGAGATCCAGGCTCAGAACTGGTGA
- a CDS encoding zinc ribbon domain-containing protein: MTRYCTECGREIADGDKFCPYCGASAEPDATSSGNWSPGAGYQQAPENARWLNDYRRVTAYLLLLWGVIALIDGIYSAVLSESSADTMIDALEDAGLWENGEYMGLDRNDFVNIILVSSMAEIISGALALVSGHFTFRAQKYKLSLWCCLLSTIFACFGIITLICGIYVTYRISNCKESFGS; this comes from the coding sequence ATGACAAGATACTGCACCGAATGCGGGCGCGAGATAGCCGACGGGGACAAGTTCTGCCCCTACTGCGGAGCGTCCGCCGAGCCCGACGCCACCTCTTCCGGGAACTGGTCCCCCGGGGCCGGATATCAGCAGGCCCCGGAGAACGCCCGCTGGCTCAATGATTACAGGCGCGTCACCGCCTATCTCCTCCTGCTCTGGGGGGTCATCGCCCTGATCGACGGCATCTACTCGGCCGTGCTGAGCGAGTCGAGCGCCGATACCATGATCGATGCCCTGGAGGATGCCGGGCTGTGGGAGAACGGGGAGTACATGGGGCTCGACAGGAACGACTTCGTGAACATCATCCTCGTCAGCAGCATGGCGGAGATCATCTCCGGGGCCCTGGCGCTCGTATCGGGGCATTTCACCTTCCGCGCGCAGAAATACAAGCTGTCGCTCTGGTGCTGCCTCCTGTCCACCATCTTCGCCTGTTTCGGCATCATAACGCTGATCTGCGGGATCTACGTCACCTACAGGATAAGCAACTGCAAAGAGTCGTTCGGGTCCTGA
- a CDS encoding PC4/YdbC family ssDNA-binding protein codes for MPTEFKYEIVEKIAVLSESSKGWTKEFNLVSWNEKDPKYDIREWSPDGTKMGKGITLSPDEAAILKKALNSRKDLE; via the coding sequence ATGCCCACCGAGTTCAAATACGAGATTGTGGAGAAGATCGCTGTGCTCTCCGAATCCTCCAAAGGATGGACCAAGGAGTTCAACCTCGTGAGCTGGAACGAGAAGGACCCCAAGTACGACATCAGGGAATGGTCCCCCGACGGCACCAAGATGGGCAAGGGGATCACCCTCTCCCCCGATGAGGCCGCCATCCTCAAGAAGGCCCTGAACTCCCGCAAAGACCTGGAGTGA
- a CDS encoding exosome protein — MTHSVFHWLRVEAFVYATEKEDLVKETFSSLVGTDEFQTEISEGEHGNRMLILQFMASRQKEMDAVFGALGQKVLSDLTADLENRIDDDCVFYTRLDKQKAVQGEWAIAHHGDVISITGKVASNPAKKEIAVANMRNYLGSFAPSQAPREGAPEQAERSRT, encoded by the coding sequence ATGACGCATTCCGTGTTCCACTGGCTCAGGGTGGAGGCGTTCGTCTATGCCACCGAGAAGGAGGACCTCGTGAAGGAGACGTTCTCCTCGCTCGTGGGCACCGATGAGTTCCAGACGGAGATAAGCGAGGGGGAGCACGGCAACCGCATGCTCATCCTCCAGTTCATGGCCTCGAGGCAGAAGGAGATGGATGCCGTGTTCGGAGCCCTGGGGCAGAAGGTCCTGTCCGACCTGACGGCCGACCTGGAGAACCGCATCGACGACGACTGCGTGTTCTACACCCGCCTCGACAAGCAGAAGGCGGTGCAGGGCGAATGGGCGATCGCCCATCACGGCGATGTCATATCCATCACCGGCAAGGTCGCGTCCAACCCGGCGAAGAAGGAGATCGCGGTCGCCAATATGAGGAACTACCTCGGTTCCTTCGCTCCTTCTCAGGCTCCCCGGGAGGGAGCTCCGGAGCAGGCGGAACGATCTCGAACCTGA